A stretch of the Glutamicibacter sp. JL.03c genome encodes the following:
- a CDS encoding M13 family metallopeptidase, with the protein MTTETTSPLRYRDDSIRPQDDLYRHSNGKWFETATIPGDQGIYGSFMELRDQAEDAVHAIIKETVEAYESGSASDGATQRIAQLYGSFMNEAVIEERGATPVAGFLEAISDIQSTDQLLEVTGSFHRKGISGFLDIGASNDAGNPDRNLLTFLQGGLGLPDESYYREEQFAETLADYQEHLKRLLALGAIADAQAAAASVVDLEKAIASHHWDRVKVRDAQARYNLMTGVDLFELFVGLKTWLAGAGIEEKYYQEVVVWQPSYLQGLAELFDSQPLEAWKNWLRVQVLRSFAPYLSSDFVNENFSFYSAKLGGVEQIKDRWKRAVAFTEGAVGEDIGQLYVAKNFSADAKSAMDALVQRLIEAYRISISELSWMSPETIEKALDKLSQFRPKIGYPNEWIDYSSITTDQHDVIANLASANEFEFRRELKKIDDGVDRELWFMYPQTVNAYYHPLLNEIAFPAAILRLPFFDVNRDIASNFGAIGAVIGHEIGHGFDDQGSQFDGTGQLRNWWTDEDRASFEKLTGKLVDQYNALSPTEAPDHKVNGALTLGENIGDLGGLGIAYKAYKLELAARGIEEDEVIDGITGDQRFFYAWAECWRTLIRPETAVVRVTTDPHAPGEFRCNQVPKNLAAFHEAFGTKPGDGMWLDPEQRVEIW; encoded by the coding sequence TTGACCACCGAGACAACGAGCCCGCTGCGCTACCGAGACGATTCGATTCGTCCCCAGGACGATCTTTATCGGCACAGCAACGGCAAGTGGTTCGAAACCGCCACTATCCCAGGTGACCAGGGAATCTACGGTTCTTTCATGGAACTTCGCGATCAGGCAGAAGATGCCGTTCACGCGATCATCAAAGAAACGGTCGAGGCCTACGAATCCGGTTCGGCCAGCGACGGAGCAACCCAGCGTATTGCTCAGCTTTATGGCTCGTTCATGAATGAAGCAGTCATCGAAGAACGCGGTGCGACACCGGTTGCCGGTTTCTTGGAGGCCATCTCGGATATCCAGAGCACCGACCAGCTGCTCGAGGTCACCGGCTCATTCCACCGCAAGGGCATCAGCGGATTCTTGGACATCGGTGCCAGCAATGATGCGGGCAATCCAGACCGCAACCTCCTGACCTTCCTGCAGGGCGGACTTGGCCTGCCCGATGAGTCCTACTATCGCGAGGAGCAGTTCGCTGAAACCCTTGCCGACTATCAGGAGCACCTCAAGCGGCTTCTGGCCCTGGGCGCCATCGCTGATGCCCAGGCTGCGGCCGCAAGTGTTGTAGACCTCGAGAAGGCCATCGCCTCACACCACTGGGACCGCGTCAAGGTTCGCGACGCCCAGGCACGCTACAACCTGATGACAGGTGTTGATCTCTTCGAGCTGTTCGTTGGCCTGAAAACCTGGCTAGCTGGAGCAGGCATTGAAGAGAAGTACTACCAGGAAGTTGTCGTTTGGCAGCCAAGCTACCTGCAGGGCCTCGCGGAGCTGTTCGACAGCCAGCCGCTGGAAGCATGGAAGAACTGGCTACGCGTGCAGGTGCTGCGTTCCTTTGCCCCGTATCTCTCCAGCGATTTCGTCAATGAGAATTTCTCCTTCTACTCTGCCAAGCTCGGCGGTGTTGAGCAGATCAAGGACCGCTGGAAGCGTGCCGTCGCCTTCACCGAAGGTGCGGTTGGCGAGGATATCGGCCAGCTCTATGTAGCCAAGAACTTCTCCGCCGATGCCAAGAGCGCAATGGACGCATTGGTTCAACGCCTTATCGAGGCCTACCGGATTTCCATCAGCGAGTTGTCGTGGATGAGCCCTGAAACCATTGAGAAGGCTCTCGACAAGCTCTCGCAGTTCCGCCCGAAAATCGGCTACCCGAACGAGTGGATCGACTACTCCAGCATCACCACCGATCAGCACGATGTCATTGCGAATTTGGCCTCGGCCAATGAATTCGAATTCCGCCGGGAACTGAAGAAGATCGACGACGGCGTGGACCGGGAGCTGTGGTTCATGTACCCGCAGACCGTCAACGCCTACTACCACCCGCTGCTGAACGAAATTGCGTTCCCCGCGGCGATCCTGCGCCTGCCATTCTTTGACGTTAACCGCGACATCGCTTCCAACTTCGGTGCTATTGGTGCGGTTATCGGGCACGAAATCGGCCACGGCTTTGACGATCAGGGTTCGCAGTTCGACGGCACCGGCCAGCTGCGCAACTGGTGGACCGATGAGGACCGTGCTTCCTTCGAGAAACTCACCGGCAAACTGGTAGACCAGTACAACGCGCTCTCGCCCACCGAAGCTCCAGACCATAAGGTCAACGGCGCGCTCACCTTGGGCGAGAACATTGGCGACCTGGGCGGACTGGGCATCGCCTACAAGGCGTACAAGCTCGAGCTGGCTGCGCGCGGAATCGAAGAGGACGAAGTCATCGACGGCATCACCGGCGACCAGCGGTTCTTCTACGCTTGGGCCGAATGCTGGCGCACGCTGATCCGCCCGGAAACAGCAGTAGTCCGCGTGACGACCGACCCGCACGCGCCGGGCGAATTCCGTTGCAACCAGGTTCCGAAGAACCTCGCTGCCTTCCACGAAGCCTTCGGCACCAAGCCGGGGGACGGCATGTGGCTGGATCCAGAACAGCGCGTTGAGATCTGGTAA